A region of Labeo rohita strain BAU-BD-2019 chromosome 2, IGBB_LRoh.1.0, whole genome shotgun sequence DNA encodes the following proteins:
- the sema4e gene encoding LOW QUALITY PROTEIN: semaphorin-4E (The sequence of the model RefSeq protein was modified relative to this genomic sequence to represent the inferred CDS: deleted 1 base in 1 codon), translating to MMSLLAVLCVLYIWSPALGQGLTPNTIPRKTVPIRSNRGRLFHEEGIWNYTTMLLREDLNVLILGAREAIFALDLDDITVKKAMVKWQVTNKEQKECSNKGKDATNDCKNYIRVLHKRNDDKMYVCGTKAFTPTCDYMSYAGNLTLEDKQEDGKGKCPFDPSQRYTSEMVDGVLYSATSLNFRGSEPVMMRSSEESIRTEFSSTWLNEPNFIHMAHIREGESNPEGDDDKIYLFFSEAAVEYDSYTKVDVSRVARVCKGDLGGLRTLQRKWTSFKKARLNCPVPNNNLPLLVQDVFHLCPGDWTTCMFYAVFTPQLDSSQYSAVCAYKIDDIKTVFSKGKFKAPVPVETSFVKWVMYSGDVPNPRPGACIDNHAREMGFSKSLELPDKTLQFIKDKPLMDQAVEASGGKPLLFKKGAAFTRIVVATATALDETTHQVMFIGTKSGSVLKAVNYDGEMIIMEEIQLFEPSETVKILRLSNTKLYVGSDVGVVQLLINECGRYHTCVDCVLARDPYCGWDLNVGQCSTINSTHTTRTVIQRLSNGDASQCPKIVNSKSVSMSFFHGNTVKLECQPYSNLAQVQWQLNGEPISASNTFQILSDSLMIVNASADAGGHYTCSSVERLFKTQHIAYDLKMWSASGTTALFQVKEKENTLVAVVVVLSLILAMLVIWNVYRGHLPLPFCHRRVQHTREESRNMNQPPEHKLASPTVNLNSNNNHMNDQRFSSSRETDRLSTTVGSSGQISLKYIDDESEI from the exons ATGATGAGTCTACTGGCTGTTCTGTGCGTGTTGTACATCTGGAGTCCAGCACTGGGACAGGGATTGACACCGAATACCATACCTCGGAAAACAGTGCCAATTAGAA GTAATAGAGGGCGTTTGTTTCATGAGGAGGGTATTTGGAACTACACCACTATGCTTTTGAGAGAAGATCTCAACGTGCTCATCCTGGGTGCCAGGGAAGCCATTTTTGCCCTAGATCTGGATGACATTACAGTGAAGAAGGCCATG GTGAAGTGGCAAGTCACAAATAAGGAGCAAAAAGAATGTTCCAATAAGGGAAAAGATGCTACG aatgacTGCAAAAATTATATCAGAGTTCTACATAAAAGAAACGAtgacaaaatgtatgtttgcGGAACCAAAGCGTTCACCCCAACCTGTGACTATATG TCCTATGCAGGTAATCTGACTTTAGAGGACAAGCAAGAAGATGGGAAGGGAAAATGTCCCTTTGATCCTTCTCAGCGATACACATCAGAGATGGTTG ATGGAGTATTATACTCTGCAACTTCATTGAACTTCCGGGGTTCAGAGCCAGTTATGATGCGCAGCTCAGAGGAATCGATAAGGACAGAGTTTTCGAGCACCTGGCTCAATG aacCAAATTTTATCCACATGGCCCACATACGAGAGGGAGAATCGAACCCTGAAGGGGACGATGACAAGATCTATCTGTTCTTCAGTGAGGCAGCAGTGGAATATGACTCGTACACAAAGGTGGACGTCTCTCGAGTAGCTCGCGTATGCAAG GGAGACTTGGGTGGGTTGAGGACGCTGCAGAGGAAGTGGACGTCA TTCAAAAAAGCGAGGCTCAACTGTCCCGTTCCAAACAACAACCTGCCTCTTCTGGTGCAGGATGTTTTCCACTTGTGCCCGGGTGATTGGACCACCTGCATGTTTTATGCTGTCTTTACCCCACAATT AGACTCCTCTCAATACTCTGCAGTATGTGCATACAAAATTGACGACATCAAGACTGTGTTTtcaaagggtaaatttaaggCTCCTGTTCCTGTCGAGACATCATTTGTAAAGTGGGTGATGTACTCAGGTGATGTCCCCAATCCCCGACCTGGAGCA TGCATTGATAATCATGCCAGAGAAATGGGTTTCAGCAAATCTCTGGAGCTGCCAGACAAAACCTTGCAGTTTATTAAAGACAAGCCTCTGATGGACCAGGCCGTCGAGGCCAGTGGAGGGAAACCCCTGCTGTTTAAAAAAGGCGCTGCTTTTACTAGAATTGTGGTGGCCACAGCGACTGCCTTGGACGAGACCACCCATCAAGTCATGTTCATTGGcacaa AGAGCGGTTCAGTGCTGAAAGCTGTGAATTATGATGGCGAGATGATTATTATGGAAGAGATTCAGCTATTTGAGCCCTCAGAAACTGTGAAGATACTGCGACTTTCCAACACCAAG CTGTACGTGGGTTCGGATGTGGGCGTGGTTCAGCTGTTAATCAATGAATGTGGGCGGTACCACACATGTGTGGACTGTGTTCTGGCCAGGGATCCATACTGTGGCTGGGACCTGAATGTTGGCCAGTGCTCTACTAtaaacagcacacacacaaccaG GACTGTGATTCAGAGATTGAGTAATGGTGATGCCAGCCAATGTCCAAAAATAG TTAACAGTAAGTCAGTCAGCATGTCGTTTTTCCACGGCAATACCGTGAAGCTGGAGTGCCAGCCTTATTCCAACCTGGCACAGGTTCAGTGGCAGCTGAATGGAGAACCGATCAGTGCGTCAAACACCTTCCAGATCCTCTCCGACAGCCTGATGATCGTCAACGCCTCCGCAGATGCCGGCGGCCACTACACCTGCAGTTCTGTAGAGCGGCTTTTTAAAACCCAGCACATAGCATATGATCTAAAAATGTGGTCAGCATCCGGGACTACAGCATTATTCCaagttaaagaaaaagaaaacacactggTGGCTGTGGTGGTGGTGTTGTCGCTAATTCTAGCTATGCTAGTTATTTGGAATGTCTACAGAGGGCATTTACCTTTGCCGTTTTGCCACAGGAGGGTACAGCACACGCGTGAGGAAAGTCGAAATATGAACCAGCCTCCAGAACATAAACTGGCATCACCAACAGTGAACTTGAACAGCAACAACAACCACATGAACGACCAGAGGTTTTCCAGCTCTAGAGAAACGGACAGACTCTCAACCACTGTTGGTTCCTCAGGTCAGATCTCACTGAAATACATAGACGATGAATCTGAGATTTGA
- the stap2a gene encoding signal-transducing adaptor protein 2a codes for MAAAPANPRTGSPRAQLPPCYYEGYLEKRGAKEKVARRLWTCLCGNTLYFFNNPKDTSYVEKLDLSGFVSLIDDPSRDRNLEAARLNLRMKDGEIKLTAPNLEARELWKGFLYSVVDLAVPTTLTLLPGQLHMLKEVVEKEKMRRKARSSSRAPSSPLSLPLVGEIPACFRPVSRIEAEVLLERHPDCGNMLLRPGRDGSSLAVTTRQDLNGSVFRHYRVTQKQQGGYIIDVENPIPCPTLHDVINALVEKTAGTLQPFILEEPYEENITFVSSNDENGERTLHCAPTGPLSRAPSLPPKQVGTDRWPLRSQTRSPSSSPRSFSPSGSPSNSMRRLVLSPSPLSQSLTDELKQKLEKRRTSQE; via the exons ATGGCAGCGGCGCCCGCGAACCCGCGCACCGGGAGCCCGAGAGCGCAGCTGCCGCCCTGTTATTACGAGGGATACCTGGAGAAAAGAGGAGCGAAAGAGAAG GTAGCTCGGCGTTTATGGACCTGTTTATGTGGAAACACGCTGTACTTCTTCAACAATCCTAAGGACACAAGT TATGTAGAAAAGTTGGATCTGAGTGGATTTGTGTCTCTGATCGATGACCCAAGTCGTGACAGGAATCTGGAGGCAGCCAGACTGAACCTCCGCATGAAGGATGGAGAAATCAAACTCACT GCACCAAATCTGGAGGCGCGTGAGCTGTGGAAAGGTTTTCTCTACTCTGTTGTAGAT CTGGCTGTGCCCACGACGCTCACCCTCCTGCCCGGACAGCTGCACATGCTGAAGGAAGTcgtggaaaaagaaaaaatgcgtAGAAAGGCACGCTCGTCTTCCAGAGCCCCCTCGTCCCCCCTCTCGCTCCCGCTGGTGGGGGAAATACCTGC GTGCTTCAGGCCTGTGTCTCGTATTGAAGCTGAGGTGCTGTTAGAAAGACATCCAGACTGTGGGAACATGCTTCTCAGACCAGGCCGGGATGGATCTTCACTCGCCGTCACAACACGTCAAGACCTGAATGG atcggTGTTCAGGCATTACAGAGTGACACAGAAGCAGCAGGGTGGTTATATCATCGACGTTGAAAACCCA ATCCCCTGTCCCACACTGCATGACGTCATCAATGCATTGGTGGAGAAAACCGCCGGGACTCTTCAACCCTTTATATTAGAAGAGCCTTATGAGGAAAACATCA CATTTGTGTCATCCAATGATGAGAATGGAGAACGAACCCTACACTGTGCTCCCACCGGGCCTCTTTCTCGAGCTCCATCACTGCCGCCTAAACAAG TAGGTACAGACAGATGGCCGCTGCGGTCTCAGACGAGATCTCCAAGTTCCTCACCGAGATCCTTTTCCCCATCTGGCTCCCCATCCAACTCCATGAGGAGGCTGGTTCTGTCTCCCTCGCCGCTCTCTCAGA GCCTCACAGACGAGCTCAAACAGAAGCTGGAGAAGAGACGGACCAGTCAAGAGTGA